A window of Amphiprion ocellaris isolate individual 3 ecotype Okinawa chromosome 12, ASM2253959v1, whole genome shotgun sequence contains these coding sequences:
- the LOC118470119 gene encoding uncharacterized protein LOC118470119 produces MSGFTWIHISLFLVTLLYLTVEGKDVYVTVRDGDQASLPCGNMINDQEKCDSITWIYSVSQNSTSVELITLGQTSENAKLKSDRLSVTTNCSLVIKKVTSEDVGRYTCRQFDESGQRQGQDAPVYLSLITVIGHKSSKTVMLSCFVQTYGDCRHTVRWLHQDNDVGKDHKDMRTSQSDCSATISFKTSYYEEKPGYLASFKCEVTNKNDGEVQLCNFTPLSSCRKAGVNPSKTSGELKTTTSPTITSTTQEDCSFLNYVMLVMRVVELLLITVITVVIIRARGNKRPPDAIIVLNSVKSPPVTRSGPEANQVQDEVTVNYENLRSTFASVKLH; encoded by the exons ATGTCTGGTTTCACGTGGattcatatttcattatttttggtgacgctgctttatttgacag TAGAAGGAAAAGATGTCTACGTCACTGTCAGAGATGGAGATCAAGCCAGTTTGCCTTGTGGAAATATGATAAATGATCAGGAGAAATGTGACAGTATTACGTGGATCTATAGTGTTTCACAAAACTCAACATCAGTAGAGCTGATTACTCTTGGTCAGACTagtgaaaatgcaaaacttaAATCCGACAGATTGAGTGTCACTACGAACTGTTCTCTGGTTATAAAGAAGGTTACATCTGAGGATGTTGGACGTTACACCTGCAGACAGTTTGATGAATCAGGCCAACGACAAGGTCAAGATGCACCGGTTTATCTCTCTCTTATTACTG TGATTGGACATAAGAGCTCCAAAACGGTGATGCTGTCCTGCTTTGTGCAGACATATGGAGACTGTAGACACACGGTGAGATGGCTGCATCAGGATAATGATGTGGGTAAAGATCACAAGGACATGAGGACATCCCAGTCAGACTGCTCTGCTACAATATCCTTCAAGACCTCTTATTATGAGgaaaaacctggatatttagCATCGTTCAAATgtgaagtgacaaacaaaaacgacggcGAAGTTCAGCTTTGTAATTTCACCCCTTTGTCATCGTGCAGGAAAGCAG GCGTGAACCCATCAAAAACTTCAGGAGAATTAAAAACAACCACGTCACCCACAATAACCTCAACGACACAAGAAG ATTGTTCATTTCTGAACTATGTCATGTTGGTGATGCGTGTCGTAGAACTCCTTCTAATTACTGTGATTACTGTTGTTATCATCAGAGCTCGAG GAAACAAGAGGCCACCTGATGCCATCATT gtttTAAACTCAGTAAAAAGCCCACCAGTGACCCGCTCTGGTCCGGAAGCCAATCAG GTGCAAGATGAGGTTACAGTGAACTATGAAAATCTGAGAAGCACTTTTGCTTCTGTTAAGCTCCACTAA